The Tolypothrix sp. PCC 7712 region CTATTTACGTTTTTTAACATAGTTGGGTTTATTTCCACCGCTTTACTTAGTCCAGAATCAATAATCCGAATTCATCAACTTTTTGTCTCTTGAGTACAAACGCGATTAATCGCGTCTCTCCGACTCTTGACTTTCACCCTGTTGCCTTGACCCCTAGCTTTTGCTGGGGGTTTTGAGTTATGAGTTATTCAAAACTCTTTGTTGGATCAAAATGTCTAAAGAATTCATTATTGGTAGTAAAGTACGTGTTGTAGCACTACCGCCCTACGTCAAAACAGCCGAACCCATGCCCATGCTTCGCCCCCCAAATGTGATTCAACTGGGAGAAGAAGGTATAGTGATGGATCATCGTCCTGGTGGATATTGGGGTATTCGCTTTGCTAAAGGGGCTTTTCTCCTCGATAGCCAATACATAGAAAGTACAGATGTCCCAGCCGAATCTCAGCCGGAATCAGAAGAACAGTGAATAAGAACTGTAAACTTATGTTAAGTTATCATTCTTATCTGTACCATGATTTCTCGTCGCAATTTTTTAAGCATATTATTTGCCAGCTTTGTTGCTGTCATTAGCTGGCTGAACTTTACACCAACTGCTGATGCGCTAGGTGGAAAACTACCCGCCATTAATCAACCTGCACCGGACTTTACCTTGCCTACTAACACAGGCAACGGTAACATTTCTCTTTCGGACTTGCGTGGTAAATGGGTAGTTCTTTATTTTTATCCCAAAGACTTTACCTCTGGCTGCACCATAGAGGCGCGGCGTTTTCAGCAAGA contains the following coding sequences:
- the sipA gene encoding regulatory protein SipA produces the protein MSKEFIIGSKVRVVALPPYVKTAEPMPMLRPPNVIQLGEEGIVMDHRPGGYWGIRFAKGAFLLDSQYIESTDVPAESQPESEEQ